Within Deinococcus wulumuqiensis R12, the genomic segment AGGGCGGAGAATGGAGTGATGCGGGGTGCCGTTACGCGCATCACGTAATTCGGAGAACTGCTCTAGGGCTTACAATCCGGGGCAAGTCTCAACCCACGATTCTGTCGTGCAGCCCGCCGAGGTTGCCCCGGAGGTGTTCCCCCTTTGTTTCAACCTGGACGTGAAGCCCTGCCCGTGCCCGAACTCCGCGCCCTGCAACTCGCGCAGCTTCAGGCGATGGTGGCCCGGCAGTACGAGCGCGTGCCCGCCTACCGCGCCAAGTTCGAGGCGGCGGGGGTCAGGCCGGACGACCTCAGGACGCTGGACGACCTCGCCCGGTTTCCGCTGACCCGCAAGAGCGACCTGCGCGAACACTACCCGCTGGGGCTGGTGGCGACGGACCGCACGCACCTGCGCCGCGTCCACGCCAGCAGCGGCACCACCGGCAAACCGACCGTGGTGGCCTACGACGACAACGACCTGAACGTCTTTTCGGAAGTCGTGGCCCGCAGCCTGTACGCGGCGGGCGGGCGGCCCGGCATGGTGTTTCACAACGCCTACGGCTACGGCCTGTTTACCGGCGGGCTGGGCACCCACGCGGGCGCCGAGCGGCTGGGGCTGTGTACCGTGCCGGTGTCGGGCGGCGGCACCGAGAAACAGGTGCAGCTGATTCAGGACCTGGAGCCGCATATCATCGCCTGCACGCCGAGTTACGCGCTGGTGCTGGCCGAGGCGCTGGGCCGCTGCGGAATGCGCCCGGAAGACATTTCGCTGGAGTACGCGGTGCTGGGCGCCGAACCCTGGTCGGACAAGACCCGCGCCGAGGTCGAGGCCCGGCTGGGCGTGAAGGCAACCAACATTTACGGCCTGTCTGAAATCATCGGCCCCGGCGTGAGCAATGAGGACGTGAGCGAGCAGCGGGGCAGTTACCTCTGGGAAGACCACTTCTACCCCGAGATTCTGGACCCCGAAACGGGCGAGGCGTTGCCCGATGGCGAATGGGGCGTGCTGGTGCTGAGCAGCATGACCCGCACCGCGCTGCCGCTGCTGCGCTACTGGACCGGCGACATCACCCGGCTGCTGCCCGCGCAAAATGCCACCGGGCGCACCATGCGCCGCATGGACCAGATTCGGGGCCGCTCGGACGACCTGATGATCCTGCGCGGGGTCAACGTGTACCCCACGCAGCTTGAAGCCGTGCTGCTCGGCATGGGGCAGGTCAGCCCGCACTACCACGTCGTCCTGACCCGCACCGGGCTGATGGACGACCTGACGCTGCAGATCGAGGCCGAGAGCGAAAGCGCCGCGCTGCGTCAGGAAATCGAGCGCCAGATCAAGGTGCAGGTGGGCGTGACGGTGCGCTGCGAGTTGCGGGTGCCCGGCAGCCTGCCCCGCAGCGAGGGCGGCAAACTGC encodes:
- the paaK gene encoding phenylacetate--CoA ligase PaaK, producing MFQPGREALPVPELRALQLAQLQAMVARQYERVPAYRAKFEAAGVRPDDLRTLDDLARFPLTRKSDLREHYPLGLVATDRTHLRRVHASSGTTGKPTVVAYDDNDLNVFSEVVARSLYAAGGRPGMVFHNAYGYGLFTGGLGTHAGAERLGLCTVPVSGGGTEKQVQLIQDLEPHIIACTPSYALVLAEALGRCGMRPEDISLEYAVLGAEPWSDKTRAEVEARLGVKATNIYGLSEIIGPGVSNEDVSEQRGSYLWEDHFYPEILDPETGEALPDGEWGVLVLSSMTRTALPLLRYWTGDITRLLPAQNATGRTMRRMDQIRGRSDDLMILRGVNVYPTQLEAVLLGMGQVSPHYHVVLTRTGLMDDLTLQIEAESESAALRQEIERQIKVQVGVTVRCELRVPGSLPRSEGGKLRRVTDLRGDR